The Shinella zoogloeoides genome contains the following window.
CCATCATCGTGCTCCTCATCTTCCTCATCCTCATGAATGTTGGCGCCATCCTGTTGCGCCGCCGTTTCGAACGGCGCTGGTAGAAGGACCGATCCTATGAACATCATGTCAGAAGCAGCAGTCGAGAAAGTGCTGGACAGACAAATGAACGACATTTCCTACAAGATGATCGGCAAGGACGTTTCGGTCTATTACGGCGAGAAGCGCGCGCTCTACGACGTCAATCTCAACGTCCGCGAAAACACCGTGACCGCGCTCATCGGCCCCTCGGGCTGCGGCAAGTCCACGTTCCTGCGCACGCTGAACCGCATGAACGACACCATCGACGGCTGCCGCGTCACCGGCCGCATCACGCTCGACGGCGACGATATCTACGATCCCTCCATCGACGTGGTGGAACTGCGCGCCCGCGTCGGCATGGTCTTCCAGAAGCCGAACCCGTTCCCCAAGTCGATCTACGAGAACGTCGCCTACGGCCCGCGCATCCACGGCCTTGCGAAAGCCAAGGCTGACATGGAC
Protein-coding sequences here:
- the pstB gene encoding phosphate ABC transporter ATP-binding protein PstB, with translation MNIMSEAAVEKVLDRQMNDISYKMIGKDVSVYYGEKRALYDVNLNVRENTVTALIGPSGCGKSTFLRTLNRMNDTIDGCRVTGRITLDGDDIYDPSIDVVELRARVGMVFQKPNPFPKSIYENVAYGPRIHGLAKAKADMDAIVEQSLQKAGLWNEVKDRLHEGGTGLSGGQQQRLCIARAVAVSPEVILMDEPCSALDPIATAKVEELIHELRANFTIVIVTHSMQQAARVSQRTAMFHLGNLVEENDTDKMFTNPDDQRTQDYIMGRFG